TTATATCTTGGAGTGAGGCCTGGCGCCTCACTTTTGACTATTTTCAAGAACAATTTGTTAAACTAAAGGTTAGTTAAATGCTTACAGACCCCTATGCTTTTTCGCACCACCACCTGAAGAATTAAAAATTATAGTCCATTGTGTCGTAGCTGCTCTTTTTGACGAGCCATAGAGCTTTGTGAAGAGTTTAACTGAAGGCGGACGAGCAGCGGATACAAAGGTTGACGTTTTACATGGTAGCTATTAGCAACAGTCATGCTGTATGCAGAACAATGTGAGGAAAAATGAAGGAACTGACCGCAATTTCCAAGATCAAAGAAATTATGCGCAAGCATAATTTTAAAATTAAAAAGAGTTATGGTCAAAATTTTTTAATTAACGAATCTGTTGTTGAAAAGATTCTGGACAGCGCTCACCTGCAAAAGAGCGATGTGGTGGTGGAAGTGGGCCCTGGTTTAGGCACTCTTACCCAGGGGCTGGCAGCCCGGGCCGGAGGGGTGCTGGCTGTGGAACTGGACCGCACTTTGCTGCCAATTCTCACTGAGACACTGGCAGGCTATAAGAATGTTAGGGTTATAAATGCCGACATTTTAAAACTGGATTTGGACCAAGCAGTGGCTGCCAATTTCCCCGATAGAAGGCAGGGGAAATACAAAGTGGTGGCTAATTTGCCCTACTATATTACCACTCCCATCATTATGCATCTCCTGGAGCATCAATATCGAATCGAATCCATGGTAATTATGGTGCAGAGGGAAGTAGCGGAGCGCATGGTCGCTAACCCGGGCGGAAAAGACTACGGGGCTTTGTCAGTGGCTATACAGTATTATACTGAAGCAAGCCTTATAACCCACGTGCCTGCCTCGTCCTTCCTGCCTGCTCCCGATGTGGCTTCTGCAGTTATCAAATTAAAGATGCGGGAAAAACCGGCTGTTACGGTCCAAGATGAAGTCATCTTTTTTCAAGTGG
This region of Zhaonella formicivorans genomic DNA includes:
- the rsmA gene encoding 16S rRNA (adenine(1518)-N(6)/adenine(1519)-N(6))-dimethyltransferase RsmA, which encodes MKELTAISKIKEIMRKHNFKIKKSYGQNFLINESVVEKILDSAHLQKSDVVVEVGPGLGTLTQGLAARAGGVLAVELDRTLLPILTETLAGYKNVRVINADILKLDLDQAVAANFPDRRQGKYKVVANLPYYITTPIIMHLLEHQYRIESMVIMVQREVAERMVANPGGKDYGALSVAIQYYTEASLITHVPASSFLPAPDVASAVIKLKMREKPAVTVQDEVIFFQVVKGAFAQRRKTLLNALNNKFGFITKGELLDILDSCGIEGSRRGETLSLEEFARLADGLWAFRRAN